One part of the Arabidopsis thaliana chromosome 1 sequence genome encodes these proteins:
- the CYCB2;4 gene encoding CYCLIN B2;4: protein MGGSDENRHGVIGPMNRQQGGLRGGKVIPTNGQTRRALSNINKNIIGAPVYPCAVKRPFTEKNGICNKKIPPVPVHRPVTRKFAAQLAENNLQIHKEETKKPDLISNEALDRIITDVEEGDFNEPMFVQHTEAMLEEIDKMEGIEMQDSNDIDAEVEESVMDIDSCDKNNPLSVVEYINDIYCFYKKNECRSCVPPNYMENQHDINERMRGILFDWLIEVHYKFELMEETLYLTINLIDRFLAVHQHIARKKLQLVGVTAMLLACKYEEVSVPVVDDLILISDKAYTRTEILDMEKLMANTLQFNFCLPTPYVFMRRFLKAAQSDKKVCVTLMIIFCLM from the exons ATGGGTGGATCGGATGAGAACAGACACGGAGTCATTGGACCGATGAATCGACAACAAG GGGGTTTACGTGGAGGAAAGGTAATTCCGACGAATGGACAGACAAGAAGGGCACTGAGTAATATAAACAAGAACATCATCGGAGCTCCGGTCTATCCTTGTGCTGTCAAGAGACCATTCACTga GAAAAATGGGATTTGTAACAAGAAGATTCCACCTGTTCCAGTGCATCGACCAGTTACTAG gAAATTTGCTGCTCAATTAGCTGAGAACAATCTCCAAATCCACAAGGAG GAAACCAAGAAACCAGACTTGATTTCAAACGAAGCATTAGATAGAATCATAACAGATGTGGAAGAAGGAGACTTTAATGAACCAATGTTTGTTCAACATACTGAAGCAATGCTTGAAGAGATTGACAAAatg GAAGGGATTGAAATGCAAGATTCAAATGATATTGATGCTGAAGTAGAAGAGTCTGTGATGGATATAGACAGCTGTGACAAGAACAATCCTTTATCTGTAGTTGAATACATTAATGACATATATTGCTTCTACAAGAAAAATGAG TGTCGTAGCTGTGTCCCGCCTAACTACATGGAGAATCAACATGACATTAACGAGAGGATGAGAGGAATCCTTTTTGATTGGTTGAttgag GTACATTACAAGTTTGAGCTGATGGAGGAGACGCTTTACCTGACAATCAATCTCATTGACAGATTTCTTGCGGTTCATCAACATATCGCGAGGAAAAAGCTTCAGCTTGTGGGTGTAACAGCTATGTTACTTGCTTGCAAATATGAAGAAGTTTCAGTTCCAGTTGTTGATGATCTAATCCTGATCTCTGACAAGGCTTATACTAGGACAGAGATTCTTGATATG GAGAAGTTAATGGCGAATACCTTGCAATTCAATTTCTGTCTGCCAACTCCATATGTGTTCATGAGACGGTTTCTCAAAGCTGCACAATCTGACAAAAAGGTTTGTGTAACTTTGATGATAATCTTCTGTCTTATGTGA
- the FRS4 gene encoding FAR1-related sequence 4 (FAR1-related sequence 4 (FRS4); FUNCTIONS IN: zinc ion binding; INVOLVED IN: response to red or far red light; LOCATED IN: cellular_component unknown; EXPRESSED IN: 22 plant structures; EXPRESSED DURING: 13 growth stages; CONTAINS InterPro DOMAIN/s: Zinc finger, PMZ-type (InterPro:IPR006564), Zinc finger, SWIM-type (InterPro:IPR007527), MULE transposase, conserved domain (InterPro:IPR018289), Transcription factor, FAR1-related (InterPro:IPR004330); BEST Arabidopsis thaliana protein match is: FRS (FAR1 Related Sequences) transcription factor family (TAIR:AT4G15090.1); Has 1570 Blast hits to 1410 proteins in 42 species: Archae - 0; Bacteria - 0; Metazoa - 1; Fungi - 91; Plants - 1475; Viruses - 0; Other Eukaryotes - 3 (source: NCBI BLink).), whose protein sequence is MEFETHEDAYLFYKDYAKSVGFGTAKLSSRRSRASKEFIDAKFSCIRYGSKQQSDDAINPRASPKIGCKASMHVKRRPDGKWYVYSFVKEHNHDLLPEQAHYFRSHRNTELVKSNDSRLRRKKNTPLTDCKHLSAYHDLDFIDGYMRNQHDKGRRLVLDTGDAEILLEFLMRMQEENPKFFFAVDFSEDHLLRNVFWVDAKGIEDYKSFSDVVSFETSYFVSKYKVPLVLFVGVNHHVQPVLLGCGLLADDTVYTYVWLMQSWLVAMGGQKPKVMLTDQNNAIKAAIAAVLPETRHCYCLWHVLDQLPRNLDYWSMWQDTFMKKLFKCIYRSWSEEEFDRRWLKLIDKFHLRDVPWMRSLYEERKFWAPTFMRGITFAGLSMRCRSESVNSLFDRYVHPETSLKEFLEGYGLMLEDRYEEEAKADFDAWHEAPELKSPSPFEKQMLLVYSHEIFRRFQLEVLGAAACHLTKESEEGTTYSVKDFDDEQKYLVDWDEFKSDIYCSCRSFEYKGYLCRHAIVVLQMSGVFTIPINYVLQRWTNAARNRHQISRNLELVQSNIRRFNDLCRRAIILGEEGSLSQESYDIAMFAMKEAFKQCAVTINTIKHPARCEEAAIQAGDPVQEENQYGSTSTQIGPEPNIHAGNVPWQAETRREKRSSLNNTSKKAKHVAQSETVGEGSQEGFQHVADPRQSQAVLAGQFHNTMPGVFQNLINTNFQNIPATNMHQNNPPG, encoded by the exons ATGGAGTTCGAGACTCACGAAGATGCGTATTTGTTCTACAAAGACTACGCCAAGTCCGTTGGTTTCGGAACTGCGAAATTAAGCAGCCGAAGATCAAGAGCTTCAAAGGAATTCATCGATGCCAAATTCTCCTGCATACGCTACGGAAGCAAACAACAATCCGATGACGCGATAAACCCTAGAGCTTCTCCTAAGATCGGATGCAAAGCAAGTATGCATGTAAAACGAAGACCAGATGGGAAATGGTACGTTTACAGTTTCGTCAAGGAGCATAATCACGATCTTTTACCAGAGCAAGCTCATTATTTCCGGAGCCATAGAAACACAGAGCTTGTGAAATCCAACGATTCTCGTCtcaggaggaagaagaacactCCGTTGACTGATTGTAAACATCTCAGTGCTTATCATGATCTTGATTTTATAGATGGTTATATGAGGAATCAACATGATAAAGGACGGAGACTTGTTCTTGATACTGGTGATGCAGAGATTTTGCTTGAGTTTCTTATGCGTATGCAAGAAGAGAATCCCAAGTTTTTTTTCGCTGTTGATTTCAGTGAAGATCATCTTCTGAGGAATGTGTTCTGGGTTGATGCTAAAGGGATTGAAGATTACAAAAGTTTCAGTGATGTGGTTTCTTTTGAGACGTCTTATTTCGTGAGTAAGTATAAAGTACCACTAGTTCTTTTTGTTGGAGTTAATCATCATGTACAACCTGTGTTGCTTGGGTGTGGATTGCTTGCAGATGATACTGTTTACACTTATGTTTGGTTGATGCAATCTTGGTTAGTGGCTATGGGTGGTCAAAAACCTAAAGTTATGCTTACTGACCAAAACAATGCTATTAAAGCTGCAATCGCTGCGGTTTTACCGGAAACTCGCCATTGTTATTGCTTGTGGCATGTGTTGGACCAGCTTCCTAGGAATCTGGACTATTGGAGTATGTGGCAAGACACTTTTATGAAGAAGTTGTTCAAATGTATATACAGGTCATGGTCTGAGGAGGAATTCGATAGGAGGTGGTTGAAGCTGATAGACAAGTTTCATCTTAGAGATGTTCCGTGGATGCGGTCTTTGTATGAGGAACGTAAGTTCTGGGCACCTACTTTTATGAGGGGAATAACATTTGCGGGGTTATCTATGCGTTGTCGTTCAGAAAGTGtgaattctttgtttgataGGTATGTTCACCCTGAAACCTCACTTAAGGAGTTCTTAGAAGGATATGGGCTAATGCTAGAAGATAGGTATGAAGAGGAAGCTAAAGCAGATTTTGATGCTTGGCATGAAGCACCTGAGTTGAAATCTCCATCACCTTTTGAGAAGCAGATGTTACTTGTATACTCCCATGAAATATTCAGGAGATTCCAACTTGAGGTTCTGGGTGCTGCTGCTTGTCACCTTACGAAGGAGAGTGAGGAAGGAACAACTTACAGTGTTAAGGACTTTGACGACGAACAGAAGTATTTGGTGGATTGGGATGAATTTAAGTCAGATATTTACTGCTCTTGCCGTTCCTTTGAGTACAAGGGATATCTCTGTAGACACGCAATTGTTGTCCTCCAAATGTCGGGTGTTTTCACCATTCCGATAAACTATGTGTTGCAAAGATGGACAAATGCAGCTAGAAACAGACATCAGATCAGCAGAAACCTTGAACTTGTGCAGTCTAATATCCGCCGTTTCAATGATCTATGCCGCCGAGCCATTATATTGGGAGAAGAAGGATCTCTATCCCAAGAAAGTTATGACATCGCCATGTTTGCAATGAAAGAAGCTTTTAAGCAATGTGCTGTTACGATTAATACCATCAAACATCCCGCCAGGTGTGAAGAAGCTGCAATTCAAGCAGGAGATCCTGTCCAGGAAGAAAATCAATATGGATCCACATCGACACAGATTGGACCCGAACCTAACATACATGCAGGCAATGTTCCATGGCAAGCTGAAACCAGAAGGGAGAAGAGAAGTAGCCTAAACAATACATCTAAAAAGGCAAAG CATGTGGCTCAATCTGAAACTGTTGGTGAGGGAAGCCAAGAAGGATTTCAACATGTg GCTGATCCAAGACAGTCACAGGCGGTATTGGCAGGGCAATTTCACAACACAATGCCAGGAGTATTCCAAAACTTAATTAACACGAACTTCCAAAACATTCCGGCTACAAATATGCACCAGAACAATCCCCCTGGGTGA
- the FRS4 gene encoding FAR1-related sequence 4, which translates to MEFETHEDAYLFYKDYAKSVGFGTAKLSSRRSRASKEFIDAKFSCIRYGSKQQSDDAINPRASPKIGCKASMHVKRRPDGKWYVYSFVKEHNHDLLPEQAHYFRSHRNTELVKSNDSRLRRKKNTPLTDCKHLSAYHDLDFIDGYMRNQHDKGRRLVLDTGDAEILLEFLMRMQEENPKFFFAVDFSEDHLLRNVFWVDAKGIEDYKSFSDVVSFETSYFVSKYKVPLVLFVGVNHHVQPVLLGCGLLADDTVYTYVWLMQSWLVAMGGQKPKVMLTDQNNAIKAAIAAVLPETRHCYCLWHVLDQLPRNLDYWSMWQDTFMKKLFKCIYRSWSEEEFDRRWLKLIDKFHLRDVPWMRSLYEERKFWAPTFMRGITFAGLSMRCRSESVNSLFDRYVHPETSLKEFLEGYGLMLEDRYEEEAKADFDAWHEAPELKSPSPFEKQMLLVYSHEIFRRFQLEVLGAAACHLTKESEEGTTYSVKDFDDEQKYLVDWDEFKSDIYCSCRSFEYKGYLCRHAIVVLQMSGVFTIPINYVLQRWTNAARNRHQISRNLELVQSNIRRFNDLCRRAIILGEEGSLSQESYDIAMFAMKEAFKQCAVTINTIKHPARCEEAAIQAGDPVQEENQYGSTSTQIGPEPNIHAGNVPWQAETRREKRSSLNNTSKKAKVH; encoded by the coding sequence ATGGAGTTCGAGACTCACGAAGATGCGTATTTGTTCTACAAAGACTACGCCAAGTCCGTTGGTTTCGGAACTGCGAAATTAAGCAGCCGAAGATCAAGAGCTTCAAAGGAATTCATCGATGCCAAATTCTCCTGCATACGCTACGGAAGCAAACAACAATCCGATGACGCGATAAACCCTAGAGCTTCTCCTAAGATCGGATGCAAAGCAAGTATGCATGTAAAACGAAGACCAGATGGGAAATGGTACGTTTACAGTTTCGTCAAGGAGCATAATCACGATCTTTTACCAGAGCAAGCTCATTATTTCCGGAGCCATAGAAACACAGAGCTTGTGAAATCCAACGATTCTCGTCtcaggaggaagaagaacactCCGTTGACTGATTGTAAACATCTCAGTGCTTATCATGATCTTGATTTTATAGATGGTTATATGAGGAATCAACATGATAAAGGACGGAGACTTGTTCTTGATACTGGTGATGCAGAGATTTTGCTTGAGTTTCTTATGCGTATGCAAGAAGAGAATCCCAAGTTTTTTTTCGCTGTTGATTTCAGTGAAGATCATCTTCTGAGGAATGTGTTCTGGGTTGATGCTAAAGGGATTGAAGATTACAAAAGTTTCAGTGATGTGGTTTCTTTTGAGACGTCTTATTTCGTGAGTAAGTATAAAGTACCACTAGTTCTTTTTGTTGGAGTTAATCATCATGTACAACCTGTGTTGCTTGGGTGTGGATTGCTTGCAGATGATACTGTTTACACTTATGTTTGGTTGATGCAATCTTGGTTAGTGGCTATGGGTGGTCAAAAACCTAAAGTTATGCTTACTGACCAAAACAATGCTATTAAAGCTGCAATCGCTGCGGTTTTACCGGAAACTCGCCATTGTTATTGCTTGTGGCATGTGTTGGACCAGCTTCCTAGGAATCTGGACTATTGGAGTATGTGGCAAGACACTTTTATGAAGAAGTTGTTCAAATGTATATACAGGTCATGGTCTGAGGAGGAATTCGATAGGAGGTGGTTGAAGCTGATAGACAAGTTTCATCTTAGAGATGTTCCGTGGATGCGGTCTTTGTATGAGGAACGTAAGTTCTGGGCACCTACTTTTATGAGGGGAATAACATTTGCGGGGTTATCTATGCGTTGTCGTTCAGAAAGTGtgaattctttgtttgataGGTATGTTCACCCTGAAACCTCACTTAAGGAGTTCTTAGAAGGATATGGGCTAATGCTAGAAGATAGGTATGAAGAGGAAGCTAAAGCAGATTTTGATGCTTGGCATGAAGCACCTGAGTTGAAATCTCCATCACCTTTTGAGAAGCAGATGTTACTTGTATACTCCCATGAAATATTCAGGAGATTCCAACTTGAGGTTCTGGGTGCTGCTGCTTGTCACCTTACGAAGGAGAGTGAGGAAGGAACAACTTACAGTGTTAAGGACTTTGACGACGAACAGAAGTATTTGGTGGATTGGGATGAATTTAAGTCAGATATTTACTGCTCTTGCCGTTCCTTTGAGTACAAGGGATATCTCTGTAGACACGCAATTGTTGTCCTCCAAATGTCGGGTGTTTTCACCATTCCGATAAACTATGTGTTGCAAAGATGGACAAATGCAGCTAGAAACAGACATCAGATCAGCAGAAACCTTGAACTTGTGCAGTCTAATATCCGCCGTTTCAATGATCTATGCCGCCGAGCCATTATATTGGGAGAAGAAGGATCTCTATCCCAAGAAAGTTATGACATCGCCATGTTTGCAATGAAAGAAGCTTTTAAGCAATGTGCTGTTACGATTAATACCATCAAACATCCCGCCAGGTGTGAAGAAGCTGCAATTCAAGCAGGAGATCCTGTCCAGGAAGAAAATCAATATGGATCCACATCGACACAGATTGGACCCGAACCTAACATACATGCAGGCAATGTTCCATGGCAAGCTGAAACCAGAAGGGAGAAGAGAAGTAGCCTAAACAATACATCTAAAAAGGCAAAGGTTCACTAG
- the FRS4 gene encoding FAR1-related sequence 4 (FAR1-related sequence 4 (FRS4); FUNCTIONS IN: zinc ion binding; INVOLVED IN: response to red or far red light; LOCATED IN: cellular_component unknown; EXPRESSED IN: 22 plant structures; EXPRESSED DURING: 13 growth stages; CONTAINS InterPro DOMAIN/s: MULE transposase, conserved domain (InterPro:IPR018289), Transcription factor, FAR1-related (InterPro:IPR004330), Zinc finger, PMZ-type (InterPro:IPR006564), Zinc finger, SWIM-type (InterPro:IPR007527); BEST Arabidopsis thaliana protein match is: FRS (FAR1 Related Sequences) transcription factor family (TAIR:AT4G15090.1); Has 35333 Blast hits to 34131 proteins in 2444 species: Archae - 798; Bacteria - 22429; Metazoa - 974; Fungi - 991; Plants - 531; Viruses - 0; Other Eukaryotes - 9610 (source: NCBI BLink).) has protein sequence MEFETHEDAYLFYKDYAKSVGFGTAKLSSRRSRASKEFIDAKFSCIRYGSKQQSDDAINPRASPKIGCKASMHVKRRPDGKWYVYSFVKEHNHDLLPEQAHYFRSHRNTELVKSNDSRLRRKKNTPLTDCKHLSAYHDLDFIDGYMRNQHDKGRRLVLDTGDAEILLEFLMRMQEENPKFFFAVDFSEDHLLRNVFWVDAKGIEDYKSFSDVVSFETSYFVSKYKVPLVLFVGVNHHVQPVLLGCGLLADDTVYTYVWLMQSWLVAMGGQKPKVMLTDQNNAIKAAIAAVLPETRHCYCLWHVLDQLPRNLDYWSMWQDTFMKKLFKCIYRSWSEEEFDRRWLKLIDKFHLRDVPWMRSLYEERKFWAPTFMRGITFAGLSMRCRSESVNSLFDRYVHPETSLKEFLEGYGLMLEDRYEEEAKADFDAWHEAPELKSPSPFEKQMLLVYSHEIFRRFQLEVLGAAACHLTKESEEGTTYSVKDFDDEQKYLVDWDEFKSDIYCSCRSFEYKGYLCRHAIVVLQMSGVFTIPINYVLQRWTNAARNRHQISRNLELVQSNIRRFNDLCRRAIILGEEGSLSQESYDIAMFAMKEAFKQCAVTINTIKHPARCEEAAIQAGDPVQEENQYGSTSTQIGPEPNIHAGNVPWQAETRREKRSSLNNTSKKHVAQSETVGEGSQEGFQHVADPRQSQAVLAGQFHNTMPGVFQNLINTNFQNIPATNMHQNNPPG, from the exons ATGGAGTTCGAGACTCACGAAGATGCGTATTTGTTCTACAAAGACTACGCCAAGTCCGTTGGTTTCGGAACTGCGAAATTAAGCAGCCGAAGATCAAGAGCTTCAAAGGAATTCATCGATGCCAAATTCTCCTGCATACGCTACGGAAGCAAACAACAATCCGATGACGCGATAAACCCTAGAGCTTCTCCTAAGATCGGATGCAAAGCAAGTATGCATGTAAAACGAAGACCAGATGGGAAATGGTACGTTTACAGTTTCGTCAAGGAGCATAATCACGATCTTTTACCAGAGCAAGCTCATTATTTCCGGAGCCATAGAAACACAGAGCTTGTGAAATCCAACGATTCTCGTCtcaggaggaagaagaacactCCGTTGACTGATTGTAAACATCTCAGTGCTTATCATGATCTTGATTTTATAGATGGTTATATGAGGAATCAACATGATAAAGGACGGAGACTTGTTCTTGATACTGGTGATGCAGAGATTTTGCTTGAGTTTCTTATGCGTATGCAAGAAGAGAATCCCAAGTTTTTTTTCGCTGTTGATTTCAGTGAAGATCATCTTCTGAGGAATGTGTTCTGGGTTGATGCTAAAGGGATTGAAGATTACAAAAGTTTCAGTGATGTGGTTTCTTTTGAGACGTCTTATTTCGTGAGTAAGTATAAAGTACCACTAGTTCTTTTTGTTGGAGTTAATCATCATGTACAACCTGTGTTGCTTGGGTGTGGATTGCTTGCAGATGATACTGTTTACACTTATGTTTGGTTGATGCAATCTTGGTTAGTGGCTATGGGTGGTCAAAAACCTAAAGTTATGCTTACTGACCAAAACAATGCTATTAAAGCTGCAATCGCTGCGGTTTTACCGGAAACTCGCCATTGTTATTGCTTGTGGCATGTGTTGGACCAGCTTCCTAGGAATCTGGACTATTGGAGTATGTGGCAAGACACTTTTATGAAGAAGTTGTTCAAATGTATATACAGGTCATGGTCTGAGGAGGAATTCGATAGGAGGTGGTTGAAGCTGATAGACAAGTTTCATCTTAGAGATGTTCCGTGGATGCGGTCTTTGTATGAGGAACGTAAGTTCTGGGCACCTACTTTTATGAGGGGAATAACATTTGCGGGGTTATCTATGCGTTGTCGTTCAGAAAGTGtgaattctttgtttgataGGTATGTTCACCCTGAAACCTCACTTAAGGAGTTCTTAGAAGGATATGGGCTAATGCTAGAAGATAGGTATGAAGAGGAAGCTAAAGCAGATTTTGATGCTTGGCATGAAGCACCTGAGTTGAAATCTCCATCACCTTTTGAGAAGCAGATGTTACTTGTATACTCCCATGAAATATTCAGGAGATTCCAACTTGAGGTTCTGGGTGCTGCTGCTTGTCACCTTACGAAGGAGAGTGAGGAAGGAACAACTTACAGTGTTAAGGACTTTGACGACGAACAGAAGTATTTGGTGGATTGGGATGAATTTAAGTCAGATATTTACTGCTCTTGCCGTTCCTTTGAGTACAAGGGATATCTCTGTAGACACGCAATTGTTGTCCTCCAAATGTCGGGTGTTTTCACCATTCCGATAAACTATGTGTTGCAAAGATGGACAAATGCAGCTAGAAACAGACATCAGATCAGCAGAAACCTTGAACTTGTGCAGTCTAATATCCGCCGTTTCAATGATCTATGCCGCCGAGCCATTATATTGGGAGAAGAAGGATCTCTATCCCAAGAAAGTTATGACATCGCCATGTTTGCAATGAAAGAAGCTTTTAAGCAATGTGCTGTTACGATTAATACCATCAAACATCCCGCCAGGTGTGAAGAAGCTGCAATTCAAGCAGGAGATCCTGTCCAGGAAGAAAATCAATATGGATCCACATCGACACAGATTGGACCCGAACCTAACATACATGCAGGCAATGTTCCATGGCAAGCTGAAACCAGAAGGGAGAAGAGAAGTAGCCTAAACAATACATCTAAAAAG CATGTGGCTCAATCTGAAACTGTTGGTGAGGGAAGCCAAGAAGGATTTCAACATGTg GCTGATCCAAGACAGTCACAGGCGGTATTGGCAGGGCAATTTCACAACACAATGCCAGGAGTATTCCAAAACTTAATTAACACGAACTTCCAAAACATTCCGGCTACAAATATGCACCAGAACAATCCCCCTGGGTGA
- the GONST3 gene encoding golgi nucleotide sugar transporter 3 (golgi nucleotide sugar transporter 3 (GONST3); CONTAINS InterPro DOMAIN/s: Protein of unknown function DUF250 (InterPro:IPR004853); BEST Arabidopsis thaliana protein match is: golgi nucleotide sugar transporter 4 (TAIR:AT5G19980.1); Has 1377 Blast hits to 1372 proteins in 233 species: Archae - 0; Bacteria - 8; Metazoa - 324; Fungi - 246; Plants - 675; Viruses - 0; Other Eukaryotes - 124 (source: NCBI BLink).) encodes MSTNDEENGTVIEVKNVPEPSPETWYSVFLRQASVYGVAAGYCLSASLLSIINKWAIMKFPYPGALTAMQYFTSAAGVLLCAQMKLIEHDSLNLLTMWRFLPAAMIFYLSLFTNSELLLHANVDTFIVFRSAVPIFVAIGETLFLHQPWPSVKTWGSLATIFGGSLLYVFTDYQFTIAAYSWALAYLVSMTIDFVYIKHVVMTIGLNTWGLVLYNNLEALLLFPLELLIMGELKKIKHEITDETDWYSLQVVLPVGLSCLFGLAISFFGFSCRRAISATGFTVLGIVNKLLTVVINLMVWDKHSTFVGTLGLLVCMFGGVMYQQSTIKKPNATQEAKPQEQDEEQEKLLEMQENKESNSVDIKETLKSEEKL; translated from the coding sequence ATGTCGACGAATGATGAGGAAAATGGAACTGTAATCGAGGTTAAGAATGTTCCAGAACCAAGCCCAGAGACTTGGTATAGTGTTTTTCTTCGTCAAGCTTCTGTCTATGGTGTAGCTGCTGGTTACTGTCTctcagcttctcttctctcaatCATCAACAAATGGGCAATCATGAAGTTTCCTTACCCCGGCGCATTGACCGCGATGCAGTACTTTACAAGTGCAGCTGGTGTCTTGCTTTGTGCTCAGATGAAGCTAATTGAGCATGATTCGCTTAATCTATTGACCATGTGGCGGTTTCTTCCCGCAGCTATGATATTCTACTTGTCTCTGTTTACCAACAGTGAGCTTCTCCTCCACGCCAATGTCGATACTTTCATCGTGTTTCGCTCTGCTGTTCCGATTTTCGTTGCCATTGGGGAAACGCTTTTCTTGCATCAGCCATGGCCATCTGTTAAAACGTGGGGATCTTTGGCTACTATATTTGGTGGAAGTTTGCTTTACGTTTTCACGGATTATCAGTTTACAATCGCAGCTTATAGCTGGGCTCTTGCGTATCTGGTGAGTATGACTATAGACTTTGTTTACATCAAGCATGTGGTTATGACGATTGGCTTGAACACTTGGGGACTTGTTCTCTACAATAACCTTGAGGCTCTGCTTTTGTTTCCCCTTGAGCTGCTTATAATGGGAGAGttaaagaagataaagcaTGAAATCACTGACGAGACTGATTGGTACTCGTTGCAAGTGGTTTTACCCGTGGGTTTATCGTGTCTTTTTGGCTTGGCTATCTCTTTCTTCGGGTTCTCATGTCGTCGGGCCATTTCTGCAACGGGGTTCACCGTTCTTGGAATTGTGAACAAGCTGTTGACAGTGGTGATCAATTTGATGGTGTGGGATAAACATTCAACGTTTGTTGGAACCTTGGGGCTCTTGGTTTGTATGTTTGGTGGAGTCATGTATCAACAGTCTACCATCAAGAAACCGAATGCTACACAAGAAGCTAAACCGCAAGAGCAAGACGAGGAACAAGAGAAACTTCTTGAAATGCAGGAGAACAAGGAGAGTAACAGCGTCGATATAAAGGAAACTCTGAAATCAGAAGAGAAACTATGA